The proteins below come from a single Aegilops tauschii subsp. strangulata cultivar AL8/78 chromosome 6, Aet v6.0, whole genome shotgun sequence genomic window:
- the LOC109759159 gene encoding senescence-specific cysteine protease SAG39-like produces MAISKALIIGLLGCLCFYSSVLAAREINDDLSMVARHESWMAQYNRVYKDATEKAYRFEAFKDNVGFIESFNAENHKFYLGINQFTDLTNEEFKGTKANKGYKPSLQRVPTRFRYENVSLDALPAIIDWRTKGAVTPIKDQGQCGCCWAFSAVAATEGIVKLKTGKLISLSEQELVDCDVHGEDQGCEGGLMDDAFKFIIKNGGLTTESNYPYTAADDKCKSGTNDAATIKSYEDVPANNEGALMQAVASQPVSVAVDGGDMTFQFYKAIGYGKTSDGTKYWLLKNSWGTTWGENGYLRMEKDITDKRGMCGLAMEPSYPTA; encoded by the exons ATGGCCATCTCAAAAGCTTTGATCATTGGCCTCCTCGGATGCCTTTGCTTCTACAGTTCGGTCCTAGCAGCTCGCGAGATCAACGATGACTTGTCGATGGTGGCTAGGCATGAGAGCTGGATGGCGCAGTACAACCGTGTGTACAAAGACGCTACTGAGAAGGCATACCGATTTGAGGCCTTCAAGGACAATGTCGGGTTCATCGAGTCGTTTAACGCCGAGAATCACAAGTTCTATTTGGGCATCAATCAGTTCACCGACCTCACCAACGAGGAGTTCAAGGGGACAAAGGCTAACAAGGGGTACAAACCAAGCTTGCAACGGGTTCCTACCAGATTCAGGTACGAGAATGTAAGTCTCGATGCACTTCCGGCAATCATAGACTGGAGGACCAAAGGTGCAGTCACTCCCATCAAGGACCAGGGCCAATGTG GTTGTTGTTGGGCATTTTCTGCGGTCGCTGCTACAGAGGGCATCGTTAAACTCAAAACTGGCAAGCTTATCTCACTGTCAGAGCAAGAGTTGGTCGATTGTGATGTCCATGGTGAAGACCAAGGTTGTGAAGGAGGTCTCATGGATGATGCCTTTAAGTTCATAATCAAGAATGGTGGTCTCACCACCGAGTCCAACTACCCATATACCGCGGCAGATGACAAGTGCAAGAGTGGAACCAATGATGCCGCAACCATCAAAAGCTATGAGGATGTTCCAGCCAACAACGAGGGAGCGCTCATGCAAGCCGTCGCAAGTCAACCTGTCTCGGTAGCTGTAGATGGAGGAGATATGACGTTCCAGTTTTACAAAG CTATTGGTTATGGCAAGACCAGCGATGGTACAAAGTATTGGTTGTTGAAGAACTCATGGGGAACAACATGGGGCGAGAACGGATATTTACGAATGGAGAAGGACATTACCGACAAGAGGGGCATGTGTGGCCTTGCGATGGAGCCTTCTTACCCCACTGCATAG